The following proteins come from a genomic window of Geomonas sp. RF6:
- a CDS encoding WD40 repeat domain-containing protein, which produces MLRIIALFLMLFVMPGCLYAGTTRYAPIEPHHDNVYAARFTSDGNRVVSVDTSDGVLIEWDFLANRILRRVKAPFTTADMGVALTRDAAKAAFVAADGRVVTYDLASGKFRDIPLHIPRDKDPKREACCIAISDDGSALFVGDSYGVLYRSEGGKPFVPFASEGKINIKNEQVTALSVSPDSRRLAVGRIGMIRVIDAGTGAPVWMIPHDEISFSASISFSPDGRFISAGIPGRITLDHANQDLLVWEVEGGGIRHNFRMVDGMAFFGGFSRDGKTVLAASSRSSYLFDFDSGKQIGYAFRPSEVNNSRFQMDMSPDGRYLLITGVSGLLKVYEVAKILVEKEPEALVSLESRVSKVEALEFSPDGMALLISHETAMPQVFDLQSKKMLERLDDRHNISSFRFSNGGQKVVAVGKYHLGQWMWPSLTALPGIEFEDGNVQLGVSADGTTGVSLARDVLKYEDGINWRIPELQMLDLTTGKTTKKFLLRDLQDTIARFYELRCIDFVAETATVLDTDGRGRDPEGHRPSTWNSPDRALVYSLVDGSRLREIAAGSHAGSCSCEKGAFEGAIEGKAEKEEPLHHYKLFVSGRYSMRSDNGLIIVKDNQGQTSWRVETFATPFESWEHSNQIEAMAISSDGKMLAIGTNKGDVGLYNVHEGRWIGTYLYLGYKEWIWYTRKGIANSSAHGMNLVQKEVNASLR; this is translated from the coding sequence ATGCTGCGCATTATTGCTTTGTTTTTGATGCTATTTGTCATGCCAGGATGTCTTTACGCCGGCACCACGAGGTACGCGCCAATTGAACCCCATCATGACAACGTCTATGCAGCCCGCTTCACTTCGGACGGCAATCGCGTTGTCTCCGTTGATACCTCTGACGGCGTACTGATCGAATGGGACTTTCTTGCCAACCGCATCCTGCGCAGGGTAAAGGCTCCTTTTACCACCGCAGATATGGGTGTGGCTCTCACTCGCGATGCAGCCAAGGCCGCCTTTGTCGCCGCGGATGGCCGAGTTGTCACATACGACCTCGCCAGCGGCAAATTCCGCGATATCCCCCTGCACATCCCGCGCGATAAGGATCCAAAACGGGAGGCATGCTGTATTGCCATCTCTGATGACGGCAGCGCTCTCTTTGTCGGCGATAGCTATGGCGTGCTTTACCGCTCCGAGGGCGGGAAGCCGTTCGTTCCCTTTGCCAGCGAAGGGAAGATCAACATCAAGAACGAGCAGGTCACAGCTCTTTCCGTCTCCCCCGACAGCAGGAGGCTGGCCGTCGGGCGGATCGGGATGATCAGGGTGATCGATGCAGGTACCGGCGCCCCCGTCTGGATGATCCCACACGATGAGATCAGCTTCAGCGCCAGCATTTCTTTTTCCCCTGACGGCAGGTTCATCTCTGCCGGCATCCCCGGCCGCATCACTCTGGATCATGCCAATCAGGACTTGCTGGTGTGGGAAGTCGAAGGCGGGGGGATCCGCCACAATTTCAGGATGGTCGATGGCATGGCGTTCTTCGGAGGGTTCTCGCGGGACGGTAAAACGGTGCTGGCAGCCTCTAGTCGCAGTTCCTACCTCTTCGACTTCGACTCCGGGAAGCAGATAGGCTATGCCTTTCGCCCCAGCGAGGTCAACAACTCCCGATTCCAGATGGATATGTCACCAGACGGCCGTTACCTCCTCATCACCGGAGTCTCCGGTCTGTTGAAGGTCTACGAGGTAGCAAAAATCCTCGTAGAAAAGGAACCCGAAGCACTTGTTTCCCTAGAAAGCCGTGTATCCAAGGTGGAAGCTCTCGAGTTCTCCCCCGACGGGATGGCATTGCTCATTAGCCACGAAACGGCTATGCCCCAAGTGTTCGATCTTCAGAGTAAAAAGATGCTCGAGCGTCTGGATGATCGGCACAACATTTCGTCTTTTCGTTTTTCCAACGGAGGGCAAAAAGTCGTAGCTGTCGGTAAGTACCATCTGGGCCAATGGATGTGGCCATCACTGACCGCTCTTCCCGGAATCGAATTTGAAGATGGCAACGTGCAGTTGGGAGTTTCCGCCGATGGGACAACTGGGGTATCGCTCGCACGAGACGTCCTCAAATATGAGGACGGCATCAACTGGAGGATCCCTGAGTTGCAGATGCTTGACCTCACGACTGGCAAGACCACCAAGAAATTCCTGCTGCGGGACCTGCAGGACACCATTGCCCGTTTCTACGAGCTCCGCTGTATCGACTTTGTTGCCGAAACCGCCACAGTGCTCGATACGGACGGTCGCGGGCGTGACCCGGAAGGCCACAGGCCGAGCACCTGGAACTCTCCCGACCGCGCGCTGGTGTACTCGCTAGTCGACGGATCACGACTGCGAGAAATAGCCGCTGGATCGCACGCGGGATCATGTAGCTGTGAGAAAGGAGCCTTTGAAGGCGCCATAGAGGGGAAAGCGGAGAAGGAGGAGCCTCTGCACCATTACAAGTTGTTTGTCAGTGGACGCTACTCTATGCGATCGGACAACGGACTTATCATCGTCAAGGACAATCAAGGCCAAACGAGTTGGAGAGTAGAGACTTTCGCCACCCCCTTCGAGTCATGGGAGCATAGCAATCAGATAGAAGCAATGGCAATTTCTTCCGATGGCAAGATGCTCGCAATCGGCACGAACAAGGGTGACGTCGGATTGTACAACGTGCATGAAGGACGTTGGATCGGGACTTACCTCTACCTCGGGTACAAGGAATGGATCTGGTACACCAGGAAGGGGATCGCCAATTCCAGTGCACACGGCATGAATCTAGTCCAAAAAGAAGTCAACGCCTCGCTTCGCTGA
- a CDS encoding group II intron maturase-specific domain-containing protein — protein MTRHRTPGGKAAERVKSRIRMSSRRGRGKSIAATIEELQPKLRGRMNYFRHAEVRGVFEELDGWIRRKLRCIMLLQWKRPRAREKNLLKLGLSKKTASPPETDTAPGGTQGPRR, from the coding sequence ATGACCCGTCACCGCACACCTGGGGGAAAAGCGGCGGAGAGGGTGAAAAGTCGAATCCGAATGTCCAGTCGGAGGGGGCGGGGAAAGAGTATTGCGGCCACAATCGAAGAACTGCAACCTAAGCTGCGGGGACGGATGAACTACTTCCGACATGCCGAGGTAAGGGGAGTCTTCGAAGAGCTGGACGGCTGGATACGGCGGAAGCTGCGCTGCATAATGTTGCTGCAGTGGAAGCGGCCCCGCGCCCGAGAGAAGAACCTGCTGAAGTTGGGATTATCAAAGAAGACAGCGAGTCCGCCGGAAACGGACACGGCCCCTGGTGGAACTCAGGGGCCGCGCAGATGA
- the istA gene encoding IS21 family transposase: MLNVETIRKVRKAHFVDGKGIRQIARDFNIARNTVREIIRSGKTDQKYQRSIQPRPKLGTFADLLSKLLKEDSAKPVRHRRSAQILFEQLQREGYEGGYDAIRRYVSAWKKSEDAAPSKAFIPLEFDPGEAFQFDWSYEQVELGGVPVEVKVAQFRLCHSRKPYCVAYTRESLEIVLDAHAPAFEVFGGVCRRGIYDNLKTVVTKVLMGKDRVFNRRFQNLASHYLFEPVACTPAADWEKGQVENQVSVVRSRFFVKRRRFANLEDLNEWLEAECRNHAATASHPERKDRTIDEVFAEEKGHLLSPPTSPFDGYQETVARVWTQLLVSFDRNRYSVNAMAVGKTVAVRSYADRLIRVLNNRVVGVHRRHLGRDKVIYDPWHYVAVLEQKPGALRNGAPFKRWDLPVPLHEVRGRLEGHADGDRQFVAILSVVRRYSLDAVAEACAQALLDKTVSSDVILAILSRQHDEPQPEPVHETVKLPRLTLQPIVDCHRYDLLLSGGPHGTA; this comes from the coding sequence ATGCTGAACGTGGAGACCATCCGTAAAGTCCGGAAAGCCCATTTTGTTGACGGCAAGGGAATTCGCCAGATAGCCCGCGATTTCAACATTGCCCGGAACACCGTCCGCGAGATCATCCGCAGCGGCAAGACCGACCAGAAGTACCAGCGGAGCATCCAGCCCCGGCCAAAGCTCGGGACGTTTGCCGACCTGCTGTCAAAGCTGCTGAAGGAGGACAGCGCGAAGCCGGTGCGGCATCGCCGCAGTGCGCAGATTCTCTTTGAGCAGTTGCAGCGGGAAGGGTACGAAGGCGGGTATGACGCCATCAGACGTTATGTGAGCGCCTGGAAAAAGTCCGAGGATGCCGCACCGTCCAAAGCCTTCATCCCTCTGGAATTTGACCCAGGCGAGGCTTTTCAGTTCGACTGGAGTTACGAGCAGGTGGAGTTGGGTGGGGTCCCGGTCGAGGTAAAGGTCGCCCAGTTTCGTCTCTGCCACAGCCGCAAGCCCTACTGTGTCGCCTATACCCGCGAAAGCCTGGAGATTGTGCTTGACGCCCATGCGCCTGCTTTCGAGGTCTTCGGCGGCGTCTGCCGCCGTGGTATCTATGACAACCTCAAAACGGTAGTAACCAAGGTGCTGATGGGTAAGGATCGCGTCTTCAACCGTAGATTCCAGAACCTTGCCTCTCATTACCTCTTCGAGCCTGTTGCGTGCACTCCGGCCGCCGACTGGGAGAAGGGACAGGTGGAGAACCAGGTCAGCGTGGTAAGGAGCCGCTTCTTCGTCAAGCGCAGACGCTTTGCCAACCTCGAGGATCTGAACGAATGGCTCGAAGCCGAATGCCGCAACCATGCGGCAACCGCTTCCCATCCTGAGCGTAAGGACCGGACCATAGATGAGGTATTCGCCGAGGAGAAGGGGCATCTGCTATCGCCGCCGACCTCTCCGTTCGACGGCTACCAGGAGACTGTGGCCCGAGTGTGGACCCAGTTGCTGGTCAGCTTCGACCGCAACCGCTATAGCGTGAACGCCATGGCTGTAGGCAAGACTGTTGCGGTACGGTCCTACGCCGACCGGCTCATCAGGGTTCTCAACAACAGGGTGGTCGGCGTGCACCGGCGTCACCTTGGCCGGGACAAAGTGATCTATGATCCTTGGCACTACGTGGCCGTGCTGGAGCAAAAACCGGGCGCTTTGCGAAACGGCGCCCCGTTCAAGCGGTGGGACCTGCCAGTCCCTCTTCATGAGGTGAGGGGCAGACTGGAGGGGCATGCCGACGGCGACCGCCAGTTCGTAGCAATCTTGAGCGTCGTCCGTCGTTACAGCCTCGATGCGGTAGCAGAAGCATGCGCTCAGGCGTTATTGGACAAGACGGTGAGTTCCGACGTGATCCTCGCCATCCTCTCGCGCCAGCACGACGAGCCGCAGCCGGAACCGGTCCATGAGACGGTCAAACTGCCGCGCCTGACCCTGCAGCCGATTGTGGACTGCCACCGCTACGATCTCCTTCTCTCAGGAGGCCCCCATGGCACTGCGTAG
- a CDS encoding YbjN domain-containing protein has translation MRFKMGVLIAAVLIGTVSLSGIASAASTSKRPVSKESLKKAFGRFGTEAEVKLDSDGSPRASFKVDGYKAFVIAYDCQAGTCSSVQFHSGFETSKTIDLARINKWNAITRYAKVYISDSNAVVVEYDVDIMKSEAASQLEEALITYRATLRSFVKEFID, from the coding sequence ATGCGGTTCAAGATGGGCGTTCTTATTGCGGCAGTCCTTATAGGGACAGTAAGTTTATCCGGTATTGCGTCAGCGGCGTCGACGTCGAAACGCCCGGTTTCAAAGGAGAGCCTGAAGAAGGCCTTCGGACGTTTCGGTACCGAAGCAGAGGTGAAGCTGGATTCAGATGGGTCTCCTCGCGCTTCCTTCAAGGTCGATGGATATAAGGCATTCGTGATCGCGTACGACTGCCAGGCCGGCACATGCAGCAGCGTTCAGTTTCATTCAGGTTTCGAGACTAGCAAAACTATCGACCTGGCGCGGATCAACAAGTGGAACGCGATCACTCGTTACGCTAAGGTGTACATATCAGACAGTAATGCAGTTGTTGTCGAATATGACGTCGACATCATGAAATCTGAGGCGGCATCACAGCTTGAAGAGGCGCTCATAACCTACCGGGCGACGCTGCGCTCATTCGTCAAGGAGTTCATTGACTAA
- a CDS encoding SAM-dependent methyltransferase, translating into MASTSAYDPRFGVVAAGGVGSGRGQHITLKGQDVSTAGLARMNMILHNFPVLSGNTLAAPKFKYMTSR; encoded by the coding sequence GTGGCGTCCACCAGCGCCTACGACCCTCGGTTCGGGGTAGTTGCTGCTGGAGGTGTCGGATCAGGGCGGGGACAGCACATCACCCTGAAAGGGCAGGACGTGAGCACCGCCGGTCTCGCCCGGATGAACATGATCCTGCACAACTTCCCAGTCCTTTCGGGCAACACGCTGGCGGCACCGAAATTTAAATACATGACGAGCAGGTGA
- a CDS encoding MORN repeat-containing protein, producing the protein MNISGDVSIFSAKRLVFIVMALLITFSMTGCVKTVGVGSFQHDEDNHFKILNETGKQRIDVLLEYSKPVNEIAVKDVIVNGSGSFDMNDVYRKNTDLYEKHNKVIDCVSIFPDRFETCSTAGKNDYTLFRKTNFDAFAFVFDTAFLLPVDVVATVFFQPFNPYANAITGVFDIEALYAVGAEANGKLLKHLQEKCTVDDPKLSVWYQGTCSGGYADGEGIAKGDDTYSGSFSHGKLNGKGEYLWKNGDRYVGEFVDGYITGDGAISWSNGDEYIGEFFKGGRLGHGKYVHKSGTVEEGIFLDSKLVPSEIACDKAAVDFLIKYYRGEAGDFMGSVKLLPIDSAVTVYKYTNDPKILSYILDEYRSFKTANGYFSAFKLSKHRSDIGKAFEYAITKEQRLGLEQDALKVVNLEKDVFDIKIKCDSMNSASDDKSSSDNFLLFNMENKSSTADFVCSTSVAVKPDSLVPLSRKYRLKVDYSLKVTTETYTGISRESTGSALGDVFWGVVRAATSNTKETTVKMDKSLYFVVQPPKNKLDAHELKFDSVAVSAKTQALGGFMEREMKLKGRAKVNFNITEVSAM; encoded by the coding sequence GTGAACATATCCGGGGATGTCTCCATCTTCTCAGCCAAAAGGTTAGTTTTTATTGTGATGGCACTTCTCATCACCTTCAGTATGACGGGTTGTGTAAAAACGGTCGGTGTGGGTAGCTTTCAACATGATGAAGATAATCATTTCAAGATACTGAATGAAACGGGAAAGCAGAGAATTGACGTCCTGCTGGAGTATTCCAAGCCTGTAAACGAAATAGCAGTGAAAGATGTCATTGTTAACGGAAGCGGTAGCTTCGACATGAATGATGTCTATAGAAAAAACACTGACCTGTATGAGAAGCACAACAAGGTAATTGACTGTGTCTCTATATTCCCGGATAGATTTGAAACATGCTCGACTGCAGGAAAGAATGATTATACCTTATTCAGGAAAACCAACTTCGATGCCTTCGCCTTTGTTTTCGACACCGCTTTTTTATTGCCTGTCGACGTAGTTGCCACTGTCTTTTTTCAGCCGTTCAACCCTTATGCAAATGCCATAACCGGAGTTTTTGACATCGAAGCCCTTTATGCAGTTGGCGCAGAAGCTAACGGAAAGCTATTGAAACACCTCCAAGAGAAATGTACAGTTGACGATCCCAAACTGTCGGTTTGGTACCAGGGTACCTGCAGCGGCGGATACGCAGATGGAGAGGGCATAGCAAAAGGAGACGACACATATTCAGGTTCCTTTTCTCATGGCAAACTGAACGGAAAAGGAGAATACCTGTGGAAGAACGGTGACAGATATGTCGGCGAATTCGTAGACGGCTACATTACAGGAGACGGTGCTATTAGTTGGAGCAACGGCGACGAATACATCGGTGAATTTTTTAAGGGAGGCAGATTGGGGCATGGGAAATATGTCCACAAGAGCGGCACCGTGGAAGAAGGCATCTTTCTTGACAGCAAACTGGTTCCCTCTGAGATAGCGTGCGACAAGGCGGCCGTAGACTTCCTCATAAAATATTACCGTGGCGAAGCAGGTGATTTCATGGGCAGCGTAAAACTTCTTCCCATAGATAGTGCTGTTACCGTTTACAAATACACTAATGATCCTAAAATCCTAAGCTATATTCTTGACGAATATAGGAGTTTCAAGACGGCTAATGGCTATTTCAGTGCGTTTAAGCTGTCCAAACACAGAAGTGACATTGGCAAGGCGTTTGAGTACGCAATCACGAAAGAACAGCGGTTGGGGCTGGAACAAGACGCTCTTAAGGTTGTGAATCTCGAAAAGGACGTTTTCGACATAAAAATCAAATGCGATAGCATGAACTCCGCAAGTGACGACAAAAGCAGTTCGGACAATTTTTTGTTATTCAACATGGAAAATAAATCATCAACTGCCGATTTTGTCTGCAGCACATCGGTAGCCGTCAAGCCAGACTCCTTAGTGCCTCTTTCCCGGAAATACAGGCTAAAGGTCGACTATAGCCTGAAAGTAACCACAGAAACATACACTGGAATCAGTAGAGAATCGACGGGTTCAGCATTGGGTGACGTTTTTTGGGGAGTCGTACGAGCGGCAACCAGTAACACTAAAGAGACTACGGTAAAAATGGACAAGTCTTTGTATTTTGTTGTACAGCCTCCAAAAAACAAATTGGACGCCCATGAACTCAAATTCGACAGCGTTGCGGTTTCAGCGAAGACTCAAGCTCTTGGTGGATTCATGGAGCGGGAAATGAAGTTGAAAGGCCGGGCAAAGGTGAACTTTAACATAACTGAAGTGTCTGCCATGTAA
- a CDS encoding recombinase family protein — translation MIEEREAAMRDGKIIGYARVSTTEQHLEVQLEQLKAAGCSKIFSEKKSGVDAKRVQLASMLDYVREGDQVVCCKLDRIARSTQDLLNIVDVLTAKGVSFKILNINLDTGTPTGKLMLTMLGAIATFEREMMLERQREGIAKAKAQGKYKGRVPTARAKSAEVLQLLEQGKTKNAIAVTLGIGVASVYRIAKAARG, via the coding sequence ATGATTGAAGAAAGAGAGGCTGCCATGAGGGACGGCAAGATAATTGGTTACGCTCGGGTGAGCACCACGGAGCAGCATCTGGAAGTCCAACTGGAGCAGTTGAAGGCGGCAGGGTGCAGTAAGATTTTCAGCGAGAAGAAGAGCGGGGTCGATGCGAAGAGAGTCCAATTGGCGAGCATGCTGGATTATGTGCGGGAAGGGGACCAGGTGGTGTGCTGTAAGCTGGACCGCATTGCCCGGAGCACACAGGACCTATTGAACATCGTGGATGTGCTCACCGCCAAGGGAGTCAGTTTCAAGATCCTGAACATCAACCTGGACACCGGCACGCCTACCGGGAAGCTCATGTTGACCATGTTGGGCGCAATCGCCACATTTGAGCGCGAGATGATGCTGGAGCGGCAGCGAGAAGGGATTGCCAAGGCTAAGGCTCAGGGCAAGTACAAGGGCCGGGTACCTACAGCGCGGGCCAAGAGTGCCGAGGTGCTGCAACTACTGGAGCAGGGGAAGACGAAAAACGCGATTGCTGTCACTTTAGGCATAGGGGTTGCCAGTGTATATCGGATCGCAAAGGCCGCTAGGGGATAA
- a CDS encoding S41 family peptidase: MLIILSALSIISTFWLMWHPIYPSELGILAAGSLTALMAAMTMHWGWRRGSNAVTIPLLCSLFCTGMAVAFGGLFDHFEVVLADSQGSSFYGGMLLGEAVALTMCHRAMGRSREVKQPDFPFWECIAGGVLFGTCLAAGMPRLTSSPSVETLGVASMLFLTVLVFCLLLSGDGLKQIAPQRYMLFRWSIICLGAVVLRCSSISPVDLLVYPLWSTFSIIIACRFLRSHGWFSTGSSFASIILSIGFLEAYASIPLAIATIASLSPVLSDAIQRDLNDQLSLLTGVVLALFFIQGLVRLKRAKRPTFRLVSLRPSWNVVSHRLLDSTQVAAVLFAGLLLLVFRTAPAKDIQLTQTLAPAASLLPSSERLLTALAFKDYYLWSEKVRLSPGIILSAANSNAVINRLRAPLDHYSYSESAAEAYDDKFKGEYQGFGFHWVKQGDNWCVGEVHPGSPAEKAGVLRGDKVVTVNGHSVGVKEHPGDYFKRGRQEMVFSRGRGTFTAALARGKVTSRRPTYFFFKDHGKRIGYLRFDNFYPCFAPEVLRFQREAEKSGARQLIIDLRYNGGGSVFQAAELASWLIGSRHKGEVVMRMVPPVKYARMGETYRVPKSTLYPGAKRVAYITSEESCSASESLIYATAPYLPVTVIGEKTCGKPWFMSEVRLGDKTLDILSGEVENSRGMLIPITGIRPDISVKEDLTVPAASPGDPLFHAAVKAVAAPM, translated from the coding sequence ATGCTGATAATCCTCTCTGCACTTAGCATCATCTCTACCTTCTGGCTGATGTGGCACCCGATTTATCCGTCAGAACTTGGCATCCTGGCGGCCGGCTCGCTTACGGCGCTTATGGCCGCCATGACAATGCACTGGGGGTGGCGCCGCGGCAGCAATGCCGTTACCATACCCCTTCTGTGTTCGCTCTTTTGTACCGGAATGGCAGTCGCATTTGGCGGGCTTTTTGATCATTTCGAAGTGGTGCTGGCAGATTCGCAGGGAAGCAGCTTTTACGGAGGAATGCTTCTGGGAGAGGCGGTGGCTCTCACCATGTGCCATCGGGCCATGGGCAGAAGCCGCGAAGTAAAACAGCCTGATTTCCCTTTTTGGGAGTGCATAGCGGGGGGGGTACTTTTTGGAACCTGTCTCGCCGCCGGTATGCCACGCCTAACATCCTCCCCCTCCGTGGAGACGTTAGGCGTGGCATCGATGCTCTTCCTTACTGTGCTCGTCTTCTGTCTTCTGTTGAGCGGAGATGGTCTGAAACAGATCGCCCCGCAGAGATACATGCTTTTTCGCTGGTCGATCATTTGCCTTGGAGCTGTTGTGCTCCGATGTTCCTCGATCTCCCCAGTAGATCTTTTGGTTTATCCGTTGTGGTCGACCTTTTCCATCATCATCGCTTGCCGCTTCCTTCGATCGCATGGATGGTTTTCTACGGGGTCTTCATTCGCCTCTATTATTCTCTCCATCGGCTTTCTGGAAGCGTATGCCTCCATCCCCCTGGCTATTGCAACTATTGCTTCCCTCTCCCCAGTGCTATCCGACGCGATCCAGCGAGACCTGAATGACCAACTCAGCCTCCTCACTGGGGTTGTACTGGCACTTTTTTTCATACAAGGACTTGTACGCTTGAAACGGGCGAAACGCCCGACTTTTAGGCTTGTATCGCTGCGGCCGTCATGGAATGTGGTTTCGCATCGACTGCTTGATTCGACACAAGTTGCCGCGGTGCTATTTGCCGGGCTACTACTCCTGGTCTTCAGGACCGCCCCTGCGAAGGATATTCAACTCACACAAACGCTGGCCCCTGCGGCATCACTTCTACCGTCTTCGGAGCGGTTATTAACGGCGCTGGCGTTCAAGGATTACTACCTCTGGAGTGAGAAGGTCCGGCTATCTCCGGGCATCATCTTGTCCGCTGCCAATTCCAATGCTGTCATCAACCGCCTGCGGGCACCTCTTGACCATTACAGTTACTCAGAATCAGCTGCAGAGGCCTACGACGACAAGTTCAAGGGAGAGTATCAGGGATTCGGTTTCCACTGGGTGAAACAGGGCGATAACTGGTGTGTCGGCGAGGTGCATCCCGGGTCGCCTGCAGAAAAGGCCGGAGTCCTCAGGGGGGACAAGGTAGTAACGGTAAATGGGCACTCGGTCGGAGTGAAAGAGCATCCCGGTGATTACTTTAAGCGGGGAAGGCAGGAGATGGTCTTCTCCCGCGGTCGTGGGACCTTCACGGCCGCCCTTGCTCGCGGGAAGGTGACTTCTCGCCGCCCGACATACTTCTTCTTTAAAGATCATGGCAAACGAATCGGGTACCTGCGTTTTGACAATTTTTATCCGTGCTTCGCACCAGAGGTTCTACGGTTTCAGCGTGAGGCTGAAAAGAGCGGTGCTCGTCAGCTGATAATTGATCTTCGCTACAATGGCGGCGGGAGTGTTTTCCAGGCGGCAGAACTGGCCTCCTGGTTGATAGGGAGCAGGCACAAGGGTGAGGTGGTGATGCGTATGGTCCCTCCCGTCAAGTATGCACGAATGGGAGAAACGTATAGAGTTCCCAAGAGCACTCTGTATCCGGGTGCGAAACGGGTGGCGTATATAACCAGTGAAGAGAGTTGTTCCGCTTCCGAATCCCTGATCTACGCAACTGCACCATACCTGCCTGTAACGGTGATTGGAGAGAAGACCTGTGGAAAGCCATGGTTCATGAGTGAGGTCCGCCTTGGTGATAAAACCCTCGACATCCTGTCAGGCGAGGTTGAGAACTCCAGGGGCATGCTGATCCCCATTACCGGCATCCGTCCCGATATATCCGTCAAAGAGGATTTGACTGTGCCCGCTGCGTCTCCCGGCGATCCCCTCTTCCATGCGGCCGTCAAGGCTGTAGCAGCTCCAATGTGA